Proteins from a genomic interval of Thunnus maccoyii chromosome 1, fThuMac1.1, whole genome shotgun sequence:
- the LOC121896862 gene encoding keratinocyte-associated protein 3, producing MCNFDKDKGPRRLMKKGLTLILVGHVNFILGAIVHGNVLRHISKPGQQITTEYTATNVISVTSGLLSIATGIIAIVVSRNLHVFKLQIGLLIASFFNALLSAACCTGLLLAISITVAHNGRGLMLGCNDTEVPIDARSPVSAQCPFDTTRIYDTTLALWITCSVLAAVEVGLSVWCFIVGLALRGLPPCGNSYIKEQLEEEAGCSPHSRRLIGRRLNPDA from the exons ATGTGCAATTTTG ATAAGGACAAAGGGCCAAGGAGGCTGATGAAAAAGGGGTTAACACTCATCCTGGTCGGCCATGTTAACTTCATCCTTGGAGCTATTGTCCATGGCAATGTCCTCCGCCACATTTCCAAACCCGGCcaacaaatcacaacagaatACACTGCAACCAATGTCATCTCTGTCACATCTGGCCTGCTG AGCATTGCCACTGGGATTATTGCCATCGTGGTGTCAAGGAACCTTCATGTCTTCAAACTG cAAATAGGACTTCTAATTGCATCATTCTTCAACGCCCTGCTGTCAGCAGCATGCTGCACTGGACTCCTCTTGGCCATCAGTATCACTGTCGCACACAATGGACGGGGTTTGATGCTAGGATGCAACGATACAGAGGTTCCCATTGACGCTCGGTCACCTGTCAGTGCCCAATGCCCGTTTGATACAACACGGATCTAT GACACCACCCTGGCGCTGTGGATCACTTGTTCTGTGTTGGCAGCGGTTGAGGTCGGCCTCTCTGTCTGGTGCTTCATCGTTGGATTGGCTCTCAGAGGGCTGCCACCCTGTGGGAACAGCTACATCAAAgagcag TTGGAGGAAGAGGCCGGGTGCTCTCCCCACAGCCGACGCCTTATTGGACGGCGCTTGAATCCTGATGCCTAA